From the genome of Halorussus caseinilyticus, one region includes:
- the wecB gene encoding non-hydrolyzing UDP-N-acetylglucosamine 2-epimerase, whose translation MKVLTVVGARPQFVKAAAVSRELRRRHDEVLVHTGQHYDEEMSDVFFEELGMPEPDDNLGVGSDSHGAQTAEMIAGLEARIDSEDPDAVLVYGDTNSTLAAAVAASKMDTRLAHVEAGLRSYNRQMPEEVNRVLTDHAADLLFAPSRRAVENLREESVPGAVHDTGDVMHDAVLWARERAEEHSEILDEFGVEPDEYVLATVHRAANTDDPESLAAILDALAGDSREVVLPAHPRTINRMREYGMYEDARERLTLTDPAGYLDFVRLQDCADVVATDSGGVQKEAFFLDTPCVTMREETEWRETVEAGWNTLVGANEKAIRRALANAEPPADKPRPYGDGDAAATITNLLDDA comes from the coding sequence ATGAAGGTCCTGACCGTCGTCGGCGCGCGCCCGCAGTTCGTCAAGGCCGCCGCGGTGTCCCGGGAACTCCGGCGACGCCACGACGAGGTGCTGGTCCACACCGGCCAGCACTACGACGAGGAGATGTCGGACGTGTTCTTCGAGGAGTTAGGGATGCCGGAACCCGACGACAATCTCGGCGTCGGGTCGGACAGCCACGGCGCTCAGACCGCCGAGATGATAGCCGGACTCGAAGCGCGCATCGACTCGGAGGACCCCGACGCGGTGCTGGTCTACGGCGACACCAACTCGACGCTGGCGGCGGCGGTGGCCGCCTCGAAGATGGACACCCGCCTCGCCCACGTCGAGGCCGGACTCCGGAGTTACAACCGCCAGATGCCAGAGGAGGTCAACCGAGTGTTGACCGACCACGCCGCGGACCTGCTGTTTGCACCCTCCCGGCGCGCGGTCGAAAATCTCCGCGAGGAGTCGGTCCCCGGCGCGGTCCACGACACCGGCGACGTGATGCACGACGCGGTGCTGTGGGCGCGCGAACGGGCCGAGGAACACTCCGAGATACTCGACGAGTTCGGCGTCGAACCCGACGAGTACGTGCTAGCGACGGTCCACCGCGCGGCCAACACCGACGACCCCGAGAGCCTCGCGGCCATCCTCGACGCGCTGGCGGGCGACTCGCGGGAAGTCGTCCTGCCCGCACACCCCCGGACGATAAACCGTATGCGGGAATACGGAATGTACGAGGACGCCCGCGAGCGACTGACGCTGACCGACCCCGCGGGCTACCTCGACTTCGTGCGCTTGCAGGACTGCGCCGACGTGGTGGCGACCGACTCGGGCGGCGTCCAGAAGGAGGCGTTCTTCCTCGACACCCCCTGCGTGACGATGCGCGAGGAGACCGAGTGGCGCGAGACGGTCGAAGCGGGGTGGAACACGCTCGTCGGCGCGAACGAGAAAGCAATCCGGCGCGCGCTGGCAAACGCCGAACCGCCCGCCGACAAGCCCCGGCCCTACGGCGACGGAGATGCCGCGGCGACGATTACCAACTTGCTAGACGATGCCTGA
- a CDS encoding polysaccharide deacetylase family protein, which yields MPEISDPRIAGSPSAVADAEFALLLTHDVDRPYKTVQSLYHAIERRDPRQLRALLPGENPWWQFETIASLEASLGVRSAFYFLRERHLLERPPSDWFDPFYWIEHFGRYDPETPEIADLLERLHEGGWEVGLHGSYDAYDDRNRLRVEKETLESALGDEVRGGRQHHLNRGPRTWEHHRSIGLRYDASPGSSETFGFDHGHLPLRPFDDEFVVFPLTVMEAALTDPGEDFETAWAECEGLLDEAAANDAVMSALWHPRLFTETDFPGYRRLYRRLIERALEMGAWVGSPGDYYDLMDHPGGETEASEATETEGTADEARANRTAAESDYRSRLRSPQVEDNKVKTGANTESTG from the coding sequence ATGCCTGAGATTTCCGACCCCCGAATCGCCGGGTCACCCTCGGCAGTCGCGGACGCCGAGTTCGCGCTGTTGCTGACCCACGACGTGGACCGGCCCTACAAGACGGTCCAGTCGCTCTACCACGCAATCGAGCGCCGCGACCCCCGCCAACTGAGGGCGCTGTTGCCCGGCGAGAACCCGTGGTGGCAGTTCGAGACCATCGCAAGTCTCGAAGCGTCGCTGGGCGTCCGGTCGGCGTTCTACTTCCTGCGCGAGCGACATCTGCTCGAACGCCCGCCGAGCGACTGGTTCGACCCCTTCTACTGGATAGAACACTTCGGTCGCTACGACCCCGAGACCCCCGAGATAGCCGACCTGCTCGAACGACTCCACGAAGGCGGATGGGAAGTCGGTCTCCACGGGTCCTACGACGCCTACGACGACCGGAACCGCCTCCGGGTCGAGAAGGAGACGCTGGAGTCGGCCCTCGGCGACGAGGTGAGAGGCGGCCGACAGCACCACCTCAACCGCGGTCCCCGGACGTGGGAACACCACCGCTCGATTGGTCTCCGGTACGACGCCAGTCCGGGGTCGAGCGAGACGTTCGGCTTCGACCACGGCCACCTCCCGCTTCGACCCTTCGACGACGAGTTCGTCGTCTTCCCGCTGACCGTGATGGAGGCGGCGCTGACCGACCCCGGCGAGGACTTCGAGACGGCGTGGGCCGAGTGCGAGGGGTTGCTGGACGAGGCGGCGGCCAACGACGCGGTGATGTCGGCGCTGTGGCACCCCCGGTTGTTCACCGAGACCGACTTTCCGGGGTATCGGCGACTCTACCGGCGGCTAATCGAACGCGCGCTAGAGATGGGTGCGTGGGTCGGCTCGCCCGGCGACTACTACGACCTCATGGACCACCCCGGCGGCGAGACGGAGGCGAGCGAGGCGACCGAAACCGAAGGAACCGCCGACGAGGCGCGAGCGAACAGAACCGCGGCCGAGAGCGACTACAGGAGTCGCCTACGCTCGCCGCAGGTGGAGGATAACAAAGTGAAAACCGGCGCGAACACCGAGTCAACAGGATGA